The stretch of DNA CCGCCCGGCAGGCAGAGAGCGGCGTTGAGCTGCTCGAAGAAATCGACGCCGAAGCCGCCGAACTCGCCGAGGGCGCCCAAGAGGCGTCCGTCGTTAGGCTCGTGAACGAGATCCTCCTCGAAGCGATCCAGACCCGCGCGTCGGACGTTCATATCGAGTCCGAGGCGGTCGGCATCCGCATCCGCTACCGCATCGACGGCCTCCTCGTTGAACAGCCCACCCCGCCGGAGATCAATCACTTCCGCGCCGCGATTACCAGCCGCCTGAAGATCATGGCGCATCTGAACATCGCGGAAAAACGCCTCCCGCAAGACGGCCGCATCAAGCTGCGTGTCGAAGGCCGCGAGGTCGACGTGCGTGTTTCGGTGATCCCGATGATCCACGGCGAAGGGATCGTCATGCGTCTGTTGGACAAGGGACGCATGAAGTTCTCGCTGGCGTCCCTTGGCATGGGCGAGGTGCTCGACGACAAGCTCAACGAACTGATCCGCGCGCCCCACGGCATTATCCTCGTCACCGGCCCGACCGGTTCCGGCAAGACGACGACGCTCTACAGCGCCCTCACCGAGATCAACGACGAAAACACTAAGATCATCACGACCGAAGACCCGGTCGAGTACCAGCTTCCCGGCATCGCGCAGATCCAGGTGCACCCGAAGATCGGCTTGACGTTCGCCGCATCGCTGCGTTCGATCCTGCGTCACGACCCGGACGTGGTGCTCGTCGGTGAAATCCGCGACCACGAGACCGCCGAGAACGCCATCCAAGCGGCCCTAACTGGTCACTTGGTGTTCAGCACCCTACACACCAACGACGCGCCGAGCGCCTACACACGGCTCATCGACATGGGGATCGAGCCATTCCTCGTCGCCAGCACGATCGAGGCGGTGATGGCCCAGCGGCTCGTGCGTCGCCTTTGCGGCAAGTGCCGCGAAGCTTACACGCCCACCACCGATGATCTGCCGCACGACTTTCCGTGGGACGAGTTTGAAGCGGCGGGCGGTCAGCTGTTCCGCGCTAAGGGTTGTCGCGCGTGCCGTGAACTGGGCTATACCGGCCGTCAAGGCATCTTCGAGCTGTGCGAAACCACCGACCCCGTCCGGCAGCTAGCGCACGACCGCGCAAGCAGCTGGGAGATCCGTAAAGCGGCCCTCTCCTCGGGCATGCGCACGCTGCGTCAAGACGCCTGGCGTCAATGCATCGCCGGCGTGACGACCGTCGATGAGGTTGTGCGCGTTACTCGTGGTGATAGGACTTAGAGACGGGTCAACCACAGAGGCGCGGAGGGCACGGAGTTAAGCACAGAGGATTTTCTTGGACAGGATGAACCGGATCGACGGGATGTTTTTCTAATCATGCAGTTCTTCAACATTCGCGTCTCAGTGCGTCCTCAGTGCCCACTGTGGCTCTGTGGTTAACAAAAGAACCAACGAAAGACCTTGCCAGATTTTGCCTACACCGCCCGCAGTCTCGCCGGCGAGCTCCTCACGGGGACGCTCAGCGCTGGGTCTGCGCGCGAGGCGATGGCTCAGCTTTCGGCTAAGGATCTTTTTCCGGTAAAGGTTGAGGCTGCGAAGGGCTCTATCACCGCTGGGGCTGGTGGATCGATTAGCGTGCCGACGGCGAAGGTCACGCCGGTTTATAGCCAACTGTCGGCGTTGTTGAGGAGCGGCGTGCCGCTCTTGCGATCGCTAGCGGTCGTGAAGGATCAGGCGTCGCACAAGGCGCTCAAAGCCGTGCTAGAAGACGTCTACGGCCAGGTCGAGCAGGGATCGAGCCTCGCCGAAGCGATGGCCCGCCACCCGCGGGCGTTCGGGGAATTGGCCGTCAGTATGATCCGCGCTGGCGGCGAGGGCGGCTTCCTCGAGGACGCGCTCGACCGGGTTGCTGCGTTCACGGAGCAACAAGCTGAGCTTCGCGGCAAAGTCGTCGGCGCCTTGGCGTATCCCGTGATCCTGTCGGTGATCGGCGTGCTTGTGGTGACGGGACTCGTGGTCTTCGCGGTGCCGATGGTTTCGGAGATCTTCGATAAGATGCGCCAACGAGGCGAGCTTCCGTGGGTCACCGACGCGCTGCTCAACCTCAGCGATTTTCTCGGCCGCTACGGCATCCTGGTGCTCGCGGCGCTGGGCGGCATCGGGTATGGCGTGTCGAAGTGGATGGTGACGCCGCGCGCCCGCGACATCATCGACCGCGTCCGTATCAACACCCCGGTGTTTGGTCCGATCAGTCGCAGCCTTTCGGTCGCGCGGTTGTGCCGCGTGTTGGGAACGCTCCTCAAGGGGGGCGTGCCGATCGTCCGCGCGCTGGATATCGCGGCCGACTCCGCCGGCAATCGCGTCTTGTCGGGAGTCGTGCGTGACGCAGCGGAGAATATCAAGTCGGGCGAGTCGCTCGCCGCGCCGCTCGGCGCCAGCGGAGACTTCCCGCGCGACGTTTGCGAGATGATCGCCGTCGCCGAACAATCCAACAGCCTCGAGACCGTGCTCGAACAGGTAGCGAATAACCTCGAACGCGCCACGTGGCGTAAGATCGAACTCGCGGTGCGGCTCATCGAGCCGTTGATGCTGGTGCTCCTAGCGAGCGCCGTCTTGGTGGTGGTGATCGCGCTACTGATGCCAATCATCAACGCCGGCGGCACCCTATGACACTTCCACAAGAGGAACCACAAAGGAACTAAGGAACGAAGTAAGACGAGAACCGACGCGGCTTCCCGTCGTTCCTTCGTTCCTTTGTGGTTCATAACTTTCTTGAGATTGAGAGGTTTGCATGGACAGGCGTAAGAGAATGAATTTGAGAAGCAAGCGGCGTGCTCTGGCGGCGTTTACGCTGCTGGAGGTCTTGCTGGTGCTGGTGATCCTGGTGGTGCTGGGCTCGATGGCGACGCTTGCCATCACTGGGCAGCAGGACAAAGCGGACCGCAACTCGGCGAAAGCCCAGGTGCAGCTGCTGAGCCGCACCATCGAGACGTATCGCTTCGATATGAAGAAGATGCCGGAGTCGCTCGAGGACCTCGTCGAGAAGCCCAGTGACTCGAAGATGGCGGACCGTTGGGCGGGCCCGTACCTGAACAAGAAGTCGATCCCGCTCGACCCGTGGGACAACGAGTACAAGTACGAGGCGAAGGACAACACCGCTAGGGTTTGGTCGGTGGGACCCGACGGCAGCGACGGGACCGATGACGATGTCACGTCCGAAGATGAGGCTTGAACGCCGGCGGTCACCGACGGGCTTCACGCTCGTTGAACTGTTGCTGGTCCTCTCGCTGGTGGTAATGCTAGCGGCGATGGTCGCGCCGTCGCTCACGGGGACGCTTGGCCGCGTGCGGCTCGACGCGGCTGCCGACGCGGTGCGCACCGCGTGGGTCGACGCGCGGCTTGAGGCGATGCGTAGCGGCGAGCCGATCGTTTTCCAGTGCCAGTTGGGAACGGGTCGGTACACGGTCTCGAAGCTCATCGACGCGTCGGCAGCCGGTGCGGTCGCCGCCGACGAGGACGCCGCCGGCTCGACCACACTTGCTGACGACGAGCACGAAGACCTCGGCGAAGTAAAGTTCGTCCAACTGTCGGCGGGCAACCCACTAACGGCGGTCGTCGACCCGGCGGTTGCGGCGTGCTTGGTGTTCCGCCCCGACGGCGCGACCCAAGACGCTTGGGCGGTCATCGAGTCGGCGAATGGACGCCGGCGACGCATCACGCTCCGTAGCCTGACCGGCGCGGCGCGGGTTGAAGTGGTCTCAGCAAGTGAGGGGACCTAACGGCCATGCGTCGCCAGCGAACCAAACGCCGCGCCTTCACGCTACTCGAGGTGATCCTCGCGCTGGCGATCCTCGGGCTTGCGCTAGCGACGCTTGGCGAAGCGGTGGGCCGTTCCCATCAGAACGCCCGCCGGGCCGCGGACCAAGCCGAGTTGTGCTTCGCTGCCGCCTCGTTGCTCGACGAGGTGATCGTCGGCTCACGGCAATTGGTTGCGGTGGACAGCGAACCGGTCGCTGACCCACTCGACCCCACGGCGCCGCCCGTCGCGTTGGTGTCTTTGCGGATCGAGAACGGTCCCCTCGATGGCGTGCTGGTGCTCTACGCTAGCGCGCGACCGAACGACCCGTTGGCTAGCGAGCTCGATACGGTTCAGCTGGTGCGCTGGGTGATTGACCCTGCTCTCACGGAGTCGGCTTCGACCTCCTCGGCAGGCGCTTCGAGCACGAGCTCATCCGGCACGGGGGGAACGCTATGATGACCCGCCGCGGTTTCTCCTTGATCGAGCTGGTGTTGGCGATCGCGCTGTCGATTGCCCTTTCGGCGCTGTTGGGGATGGCAATCGACCTGCACCTCGTGCGGCTCGACAGCAGCCGCACGTCGATCGAGCAAGCGCAGATCGCGCGTTCGATTCTCGACCTGATCACGGCCGACCTCCGCGCGGCGACCACGGCTCCCTCGCAGGACGTCACGGAACTTCAGAGTGCGGCGGACGCCGCGGCGCAGTTCGACGTTGACGAGGTCGATTCGGGCGCCGAGGACGAAGCTCAATCGCAATCGACGACAACCGCCGCCACCAACCAGATTCCAACCGGCCTCAACGGCGATGTCGATTCGCTGACGATCGACAGCCGGCAACTCACGCAGACCCTGGTGACGGTTGCGGAGGGCGCGGCCCCCGTCGCTCGCATCGATGTGGGTTGGACGCAGATCGGTTATGGCATGTCTCTCGTCGCCGCGACGCCGGGCTTGGTCCGGACCGTCGCGCCTCGTGACGCAGTGCGTTGGCGGACCGAGCAGGGCGTCGAAACGCCCGTGACCGAGCCGATCGCTCCGGAAGTGAGGGCGATCCAGTTCCGCTACTGGGACGGCACACAGCTCATTGACATGTGGGATATGTCCGAGCAGCAGGCGTTGCCGATGGCAGTGGAGGTCCGCATCGAGCTTGCGCCAATCGACGCGACCGACGCCGACCACACCAGCACCGCTCGGCAGCAAACCCAAATCTACCGTCGAGTGGTCCGCCTCCCTGCTGCTGCTGACGAAGCAACGGCTTCTGCTGGAGCGAGCGCCGCAGCGGGCTCGGCGTCTGCCTCGACCGGCGGAATGGGCTCGGGCTCTGGGGCTTCAGGCGGCTTTGGCGCGGGGGGAACCTGACATGCGCTATCGCAATCGGAGAGAGCGTCGCGGCGTGCTGCTGTTGGTTGTGCTCGTCGTCGTTGCGCTGATGGCGATCGCCAACCTGTCGTACTTCGATTGGACCTTCGCCGAACGCAAGGCGGCCGACGCCTCGGTGCGACGCGAGCAGGCTTACCACGCCGCCGAGTCCGCCACCGAGATGCTACGCGTCTATCTCTCAGAGGACGCAACGACGATCGATCAGGACGGCGGCTGGTACGAGAACCCGGCGCGGTTCCGCGCGGTGCTCGTGGCCGACCACCCCGCCGCCGAACTGCGTGTCCGCGCCGCGGCGGTCGCGCCGCGTTGGGGGAACTACCAGCTCGAAGGCGCCCGCTTCGGACTGGAGGACGACTCGGGACGCCTCAATCTCAACACGCTGCTGGTCACCGAGACGCGCGAAGAGGGCGCGGCACGCACCCAGCTGATGGCGTTGCCTGGCATGACCGAGGCGATCGCCGACGCCATCCTCGACTGGATGGACGAAGACGACGACGTCCGTTCGCTCGGCGCCGAGCGGGATTACTATTCGACGCTCGAACCGCCGATCCTGCCGATGAACGGCCCGATCTCGACGCTCGAGCAACTGTTGCAGGTCAAGGGCGTCACGCCCGAACTGCTGTGGGGCCTCGACCAAGACCGCAACTACGAAGTCTCTCCAGCCGAGGCCGCCGGCGTCGCGCTGCCGGTCGATAACTCCACGGGAGAACTGAGCGGGGGTTGGGCCTCGATGCTGACGCTCTATAGCGCCGAGGCCAATGTTCAGCCCGACGGCACTCCGAAGATCAACGTCAACGGCGACGACCTGCAGCAGCTGCACACGCAGATCGAGTCGGTCCTCGGGATCGACGCGGCCAACTTTGTGGTCGCCTACCGCCAGGGCGGTCCCGAAGAGGACCCCGACGCCCTCGACGACGAAGCGACCGAGCCGGAGCAGCCCGAGGAGGTCGAGGCGCTCGGCGAAGGGGGAGGGGAGGGCGGCGGAAGCACACAGATGCAGGAGAAAGCCGCCGGCGCGATCACCATCGACTTCAATGCCCCCGCCGCCGAGGCGATTACCGACCCACTCGACCTCGTGGGAGTAAGAGTCCGCGTCGTCGAGGCGGGACAGCTCGAACCGGCGATCGTCACGTCGCCGTGGCAGGAAGGGGACACCACGATCAACCAGATGGTCTCGACCCTGACGACGACCGACGCCACGTCGATCCCCGGACGGGTGAACATCAACCAGGCGCCGCGAGCCGTGCTGATAGGGCTCCCCGGCATGCCACCGAACGTGGCCGACGCCATCGTCGCCAACCGCGACCCGACTGCCGGTTCAACCCGCCCCGACCGCCTGAACGCCGTCTGGCTGCTGACGGAGGGATACCTGCAACTCGAAGAGATGAAGGCCTTGGCGCCGTACGTCACGGGGCAGGGGGCCGTCTACCGCACCCAGGTCGTTGGGGGCTACGAAGCGGGCGGCCCGATCCGTCGGATGGAAGTCGTGCTCGACGCCACGACGCTGCCCCCGCGGGTGGTGCTGCGCCGCGACTTGAGCCCGCTGGGCGCTGGCTTCGACCCCGCGCTGACGCTGGTCCCCGAGGGGGCTGGCGTACCGCAATAGATTCACCGCGGAGTGCGCCGAGGACGCGGTGAAAGAGGCTACTTGCTGCACATTCTCCGCGAACTCCGGGGTGAAATAAGCGGCTGCGATTGGCGTTCGGAGTCGCCCGCTGACTAAACTGAAAGGTCCCAGCTTTCCCCACGATCGAGTCCCGCCTTGCTGACCCTCGCCCTCCAGACCGACAGCCGTGGCGTCACCGCCGTGCTCGCCGACCGCCCGAAGGGGGGCTCGGTGCGGCTCGCTGGGTACGCCACGGTCGAACGCGCCCCGTCGGCGGAGAAGCTGGCGGAGGCACTCCGTGCGGCGCTGCCGAAACTGCGCGGCGGAAAGGCACAGCTCGCCGTTGCGCTGGGGCCCGAAGACGTCCGCGTCAAGCGGCTCGCTGTACCGCCGGCGCCCGAAACCGAGTTGCCGCCGATTGTCGCGCTGCAGGCGGCGCGTGACGCGGCCGCGGACGTCGAGTCGATCGTCGCGGACTTCTCGCCGCCGCAGGCGGGACAAGAAGGGGCTCCGACGGTGCTCGCCGCCTGGGCGAGCGAAGAGGCCCTGGCGTTCTGGCGTGAGGTCGCCGAAGACCTGGGTGGCAGGTTGGCGGTCGCGACGCCGCGGCCGTTGGCGATCGCGCCTTCGACCGGAGAGGGCGAGCCCGTCATCTTCTTGGCCCGTGCCGGCGATTCGATCGACTTCGTCTCGTTCGCTGCGAATCAGCCGGTGCTCGTCCGCTCGGCTCATGTCGGCGAGGCCGACGCCCAGCGCGAGCTTCGACGCACGTTGCTTGCGCTCTCCGCCGATGGCGTCGAGGCGCCGAAGGTGCTGCCGCTGCACGACGACTTGATCCCCGGTGAGGACATCGCTCTTTCGATGTGGCCGGAAACATCGGCGGCCGACCTCATCGATGCGACGGCGTACGACAAGTGCCTCGCCGCAACGGGGCTGGCGATCCTTACCGCCCGCGGCGACAAACCGACGATCAACCTCGCCGACCCACGGCGCCCGCCCGTCGCGGAGACGGGCCGCCGTCGGCAGGTCCTGCTCGGCGCTGCCGCGGCTTCGGTGATCGCCGCCGCCGCGTGGTTGGCGTACGACCGCGTCGCGCAGCTCGACCGGCAGATCTCCGAAAAGCAGAAGGAGATCGCCGCCGCCGAGGCCGACGTCGAGGCCTTCGAGCCCTATCAGTCGAAGGTCGCCGAGATCGAAGAGTGGCGTCAGAGCGACGTCAACTGGCTCGACGAACTCGACCGGCTGAGCCAGAAGCTCCGCCCCGCGCCGCTCGACGCCAAGGACTTCCCGGTTGCGTCCGATATCCGCGCGACCCAGTTGATCGCGACGGCGATGCTCGGAGGCAACGAGCCGGGCGGGCGGATCGATCTGACAGCCGTCGCGCGCAGCTCGTCATCGAGTGAACTCGAGGCGCGGCTGCGTGATGGGAATCATCCGGTCGAGCCGATCTCCACGACGGAGACGCCGGCGAAAGACGAGTACCGCTACAAGTACACCGCCCTGTTGCGCGTGCCGCCGGACACCGGCGTCGTCGCCGATGAGGAGCCTGCGGACGAATCGGTGAACGAGGACGTTGAAGGGGCCGGCGAAGTGGAGTCCTCCGCTGGCGATACCGACGGGCAGGAGACGGGTGCGGCTCCTGTGGAGTCGGTTGAAGGCTCGCTAGATGAAGAGCCAGTGGCCAAACCAGATGAAGCGGCGCCTTCAGAACAAACGAACGAGCCCACCGAAGACGCTCCTGCCGAAGTTGCCTCTGACTCCGAGGAGGCGTCGTCATGAACCAGCGCGAGAAGTTCTTGCTCGCCGGCGTCTTGCTGATCGTCGCGGCGTGGTTCGGTTGGGGTTTCTTCGACTCGTACCAGGACGGTTACGCCCGCCGTATGCGGGAGTTGTCCGAGCTCGACGAAACGCTGTTCAACACAGGCGTTGACGCCCGCCGTGCGCGGCAGTCGCTGCGAAAATTGGAGAAGTTCCAAGAGCAGTCGCTGCCGGCGGACCCCGACGTCGCGCGGAGCGTTTATACGGCGTGGCTCATCGACACGATCCAGGCCTCGGGTCTCGAGCTCGGCTCGGTGAAGTTCGCTTCGGTGCGGCAGAACGAAGACGCTTCGACGTCGCTATCGTTCACCTCGGTCGCCAGCGGCAAACCCGAGGCCGTCGTCAAGCTGCTGGACGCCTACTATCGGCTGGACGTTCTGCACCAGATCACCAATCTCCAACTCCGCCCCGCGGACGACGAGGGGGATGAGTGGAACGTCACGTTTACTAGCGTCGCGTTGATCGTCAACGGCGCGCCGCGCGAGACGGGCCTGCCCGAGACGCCCCGTGATCCCGCGCGGCTGGCGAAGCCGTCGGCGGGCGACTACGTGCAGAGCGTCGGCGGCCGCAATCTCTTTGCAAGCTACACGCCCCCGCCGCCGCCCAAGCCGGCGCCGGTCGAGGTTGTGAAAGAAACGCCCAAGCCCAAACCATCGCCGCCGCCGTTCGACGACGCCGAGCACGCCGCGCTGTCGGGCATCGTCGGCTACGGCGACGCCTACGAGGCTTGGATCGTGGTCCGCACGACCGGCGTCACGCTCCGCTTGCACGACGGCGACGCCCTGGAGGTGGGCCAGTTCAAGGGCAAAGTCGAATCGGTCAGCCAGCGGGAGATGACGGTCGTCGCCGAAGACGGGGCGAAGTTTACGGTCGATCTGGGCGAGATGATCGGCGAAGCGCAGAAGGCGTCGCGCGACGCCGCGTAGAGCGTGTTTCACTTGGCCGTAGCGTTTCTAGCCTCGCTCTGATCCACGGAGCAACTTGGGGAAGTCTCGCGCAGAGACGCAGAGTTAGATGCCTTCAAGACTCACGCGAAGGCGCTAAGCCGCAAAGAACGTGTTGCTCTGTGATCGTTTGCGGCTACGCTCATTTCTCAACGACTTTGTCTTTGCGCCTTGGCGCCTTTGCGTGAGTCTTCGCAGCCTGCCCTCGGCGTCTCCGCGTCTCTAAGCGAGACGCTACGGCAAAATAAAGTACGCTACAGGGGGTCGGACTCTGCGACCATGACTTAAGCGTCGGCGCCCGTCGTGAAGCGGACAGCCGGCGCCCTCCCGGCTTTGGCGATTAGGGCTCACCGACTCGCGCTCAGTCTTCTGAACGCGACGCCAGCGTTGCGCGGACGTCCTCGGCCGCCTCGCGCACGAGGTCGTTCTGCTCGAGCATCTCGCGCAGCAGCTGCCGCACCGGCTCGTAGCGGGTCATCCAGCAGAGGTCGCGGCGGCGACGGAACGCCTCGGCGCGGTTGAGGCGGGTCCGGAGCCAGACCTGGAGTTGCTCGTCGGGGACCTCGCCGGTGCGGCCCATCCGCACCAGCGAATCGACGGCGTGGAGCCCTTCGTGCTCACACTTGTGGTCCTGTTCCAAAGCCTCGTGGCAAGCGCGGGCGTGCCGCTCTTCGCAAGGCTGTAGCCAGGTCGAGCGGACGATCGCCTCGATCAAGTCGCGCGAGGGCGCCGTGGGTGGGAGCGTAAAGTCATCCTCGCCCGGAGGGGCGCCGCAAGAAGCCATCGTTGTGGCGACCAAGGATCGTGGAGGAAGGTTTTCTATCGGCGCTCGA from Botrimarina mediterranea encodes:
- a CDS encoding GspE/PulE family protein, whose product is MDSVAVLLKHNVLSQERADELRALNGEAGGKPLHEVAVQRGYAAEEDVLTALGSEIGAELIDLNHCQPDLSLLDAFPQRLMHRHGMFPVSRQNGTLSIATSDPLDFEALDEIGAITGLSIEPLLATRRQIAERLKAHLGVGSETVEGLVAARQAESGVELLEEIDAEAAELAEGAQEASVVRLVNEILLEAIQTRASDVHIESEAVGIRIRYRIDGLLVEQPTPPEINHFRAAITSRLKIMAHLNIAEKRLPQDGRIKLRVEGREVDVRVSVIPMIHGEGIVMRLLDKGRMKFSLASLGMGEVLDDKLNELIRAPHGIILVTGPTGSGKTTTLYSALTEINDENTKIITTEDPVEYQLPGIAQIQVHPKIGLTFAASLRSILRHDPDVVLVGEIRDHETAENAIQAALTGHLVFSTLHTNDAPSAYTRLIDMGIEPFLVASTIEAVMAQRLVRRLCGKCREAYTPTTDDLPHDFPWDEFEAAGGQLFRAKGCRACRELGYTGRQGIFELCETTDPVRQLAHDRASSWEIRKAALSSGMRTLRQDAWRQCIAGVTTVDEVVRVTRGDRT
- a CDS encoding type II secretion system F family protein; the protein is MPDFAYTARSLAGELLTGTLSAGSAREAMAQLSAKDLFPVKVEAAKGSITAGAGGSISVPTAKVTPVYSQLSALLRSGVPLLRSLAVVKDQASHKALKAVLEDVYGQVEQGSSLAEAMARHPRAFGELAVSMIRAGGEGGFLEDALDRVAAFTEQQAELRGKVVGALAYPVILSVIGVLVVTGLVVFAVPMVSEIFDKMRQRGELPWVTDALLNLSDFLGRYGILVLAALGGIGYGVSKWMVTPRARDIIDRVRINTPVFGPISRSLSVARLCRVLGTLLKGGVPIVRALDIAADSAGNRVLSGVVRDAAENIKSGESLAAPLGASGDFPRDVCEMIAVAEQSNSLETVLEQVANNLERATWRKIELAVRLIEPLMLVLLASAVLVVVIALLMPIINAGGTL
- the gspG gene encoding type II secretion system major pseudopilin GspG, yielding MNLRSKRRALAAFTLLEVLLVLVILVVLGSMATLAITGQQDKADRNSAKAQVQLLSRTIETYRFDMKKMPESLEDLVEKPSDSKMADRWAGPYLNKKSIPLDPWDNEYKYEAKDNTARVWSVGPDGSDGTDDDVTSEDEA
- a CDS encoding prepilin-type N-terminal cleavage/methylation domain-containing protein, whose amino-acid sequence is MSRPKMRLERRRSPTGFTLVELLLVLSLVVMLAAMVAPSLTGTLGRVRLDAAADAVRTAWVDARLEAMRSGEPIVFQCQLGTGRYTVSKLIDASAAGAVAADEDAAGSTTLADDEHEDLGEVKFVQLSAGNPLTAVVDPAVAACLVFRPDGATQDAWAVIESANGRRRRITLRSLTGAARVEVVSASEGT
- a CDS encoding prepilin-type N-terminal cleavage/methylation domain-containing protein; this translates as MRRQRTKRRAFTLLEVILALAILGLALATLGEAVGRSHQNARRAADQAELCFAAASLLDEVIVGSRQLVAVDSEPVADPLDPTAPPVALVSLRIENGPLDGVLVLYASARPNDPLASELDTVQLVRWVIDPALTESASTSSAGASSTSSSGTGGTL
- a CDS encoding type II secretion system protein GspK, producing the protein MRYRNRRERRGVLLLVVLVVVALMAIANLSYFDWTFAERKAADASVRREQAYHAAESATEMLRVYLSEDATTIDQDGGWYENPARFRAVLVADHPAAELRVRAAAVAPRWGNYQLEGARFGLEDDSGRLNLNTLLVTETREEGAARTQLMALPGMTEAIADAILDWMDEDDDVRSLGAERDYYSTLEPPILPMNGPISTLEQLLQVKGVTPELLWGLDQDRNYEVSPAEAAGVALPVDNSTGELSGGWASMLTLYSAEANVQPDGTPKINVNGDDLQQLHTQIESVLGIDAANFVVAYRQGGPEEDPDALDDEATEPEQPEEVEALGEGGGEGGGSTQMQEKAAGAITIDFNAPAAEAITDPLDLVGVRVRVVEAGQLEPAIVTSPWQEGDTTINQMVSTLTTTDATSIPGRVNINQAPRAVLIGLPGMPPNVADAIVANRDPTAGSTRPDRLNAVWLLTEGYLQLEEMKALAPYVTGQGAVYRTQVVGGYEAGGPIRRMEVVLDATTLPPRVVLRRDLSPLGAGFDPALTLVPEGAGVPQ